Proteins co-encoded in one Megalops cyprinoides isolate fMegCyp1 chromosome 1, fMegCyp1.pri, whole genome shotgun sequence genomic window:
- the anxa11b gene encoding annexin A11b, whose product MSYPGYPQQPGGYPPQAGGYPPQSGAYPPQPGAYPPQAGGYPPQPGGYPQAGGYPPQGGGYPPQAGGYPPQAGGYPPQAGGYPPQAGGYPPQAGGYPSMPPAGGNAGWGGGPGFGMPGGGMPQGYPGGPAPGQPMPNYPGAPAPSPSMPAYGGGAPAAPVAPAVNKGYRGSIKDFPGADPLRDVEVLRKAMKGFGTDEQAIIELLGSRTNKQRVPMLAAYKTTYGKDLISDLKSELTGNFEKLVLAMLKTPTQFDAHELREAIQGAGTDEACLIEILSSRNNAEIREINQIYKAEYGKSLEDAIISDTSGHFRRLLVSLSQGNRDERETVDISLAKQDAQKLYAAGENKVGTDESQFNAILCARSKPHLRAVFHEYQQMCGRDIEKSICREMSGDVETGMVAVVKCIKNTPAYFAERLHKAMQGAGTKDRTLIRIMVSRSEVDMLDIRQEYVKNYGKSLYTHISGDTSGDYKKLLLKLCGGND is encoded by the exons ATGAGTTACCCTGGATATCCTCAGCAGCCAGGTGGTTATCCACCCCAAGCAGGAGGGTATCCACCCCAGTCAGGTGCCTATCCCCCACAACCTGGTGCCTACCCTCCTCAAGCTGGTGGCTACCCTCCACAACCTGGTGGCTATCCTCAGGCCGGTGGATACCCGCCCCAGGGTGGTGGATATCCCCCACAGGCCGGTGGTTACCCTCCCCAGGCAGGTGGTTACCCTCCCCAGGCAGGAGGCTACCCTCCCCAAGCAGGCGGGTATCCCCCCCAAGCTGGTGGCTACCCCTCCATGCCTCCTGCTG gGGGTAATGCTGGCTGGGGAGGTGGCCCTGGCTTTGGAATG CCAGGCGGAGGCATGCCTCAGGGGTATCCGGGTGGTCCCGCCCCTGGTCAGCCCATGCCGAATTACCCTGGAGCACCTGCACCCAGTCCGTCCATGCCAGCCTATGGAGGCGGTGCCCCAGCAGCTCCGGTGGCACCAGCTGTTAAT AAAGGATACCGAGGTTCAATCAAGGACTTTCCAGGAGCAGACCCTCTGAGGGATGTGGAGGTTCTCAGAAAAGCAATGAAGGGCTTTG GCACTGATGAACAGGCTATAATTGAGCTGCTTGGAAGTCGCACCAACAAGCAGCGTGTGCCAATGCTGGCCGCCTACAAAACAACATATGGGAAG GATTTGATCTCCGATTTAAAGTCAGAACTTACAGGCAATTTTGAGAAGCTTGTTCTGGCCATGTTGAAGACACCAACGCAGTTTGATGCTCATGAACTCAGGGAGGCCATACAG GGAGCGGGTACGGACGAGGCGTGCCTGATCGAGATCCTGTCATCTCGCAACAATGCAGAGATCCGTGAGATCAATCAGATCTACAAAGCAG AGTATGGCAAGTCACTTGAGGACGCCATCATTAGTGACACATCGGGGCATTTTCGCAGACTTCTGGTCTCACTCTCACAG GGCAATCGAGATGAAAGGGAGACCGTGGACATTTCTCTGGCCAAGCAAGATGCTCAG AAACTCTACGCCGCGGGTGAGAACAAAGTGGGAACAGATGAGTCGCAGTTCAACGCCATCCTCTGTGCACGCAGCAAGCCTCACCTGAGAGCAG TTTTCCATGAATACCAACAGATGTGTGGCAGAGACATTGAGAAGAGCATCTGCAGAGAAATGTCTGGAGATGTGGAGACTGGCATGGTAGCTGTTG TGAAATGCATCAAGAACACACCTGCCTACTTTGCTGAGAGACTCCACAAGGCCATGCAG GGAGCCGGCACTAAAGACAGAACCCTGATCCGGATCATGGTGTCCCGCTCTGAAGTGGACATGCTGGACATACGACAGGAGTATGTGAAAAACTACGGGAAGTCGCTGTATACGCACATTTCT GGTGACACCTCTGGCGATTACAAGAAGTTGCTGCTGAAACTGTGTGGTGGAAATGACTAG